The genomic region AGACGATTTCCTTCTGACTGAAGTCGATAAATCTGTAAGATAACGACAAGCTCCCCTTCCGTCATTCCTAAAGACGTATAGTTCAGTAAAAGACTCTTAGGGAATGTCATTTGATCAAAAATGACATGATAATAATAAGCTGAATCGTTTTGCATGATTATCCCACCTTACCGTTATTATAGCATGTACTCTTGTTGAATCATGTATGAAAAGTTCTGTGGGAATAAATATTAGACCCATTTAGTTTTATAAAAGGCTCCCTGTTATAAGGGAGCCTTTTACTATAAATCATCTTTTACAGACATCATGGATATAAACGATTTAACAGACGTGGGAACGGAATCGTTTCACGTACATGCTCAATTCCTGCAATCCAGGCTACCGTACGCTCTAATCCCAAACCAAAGCCTGAATGAGGAACACTTCCATATTTTCTTAACTCCAGATACCATTCATAAGCAGGCCCTGTAAGTCCATGCTCCTTGTAACGCTGCTCCATTAAATCCAAATCATCAATACGCTCGGATCCACCGATAATTTCCCCATATCCTTCAGGAGCAATTAAATCTGCACATAAAACGACATCAGGATTGTCCGGATCCGGCTGCATATAAAAGGCTTTAAGCTTGGTAGGATAATGAGTGATAAAGACCGGTTTATCATAACTTTCGGCAATGGCTGTTTCGTGAGGTGCTCCGAAATCATCACCCCATTCAACGTCATCAAATCCCTGTTCCTTTAAAAATTTCAACGCATCATCATATGTAATTCGCGGGAATGGGGCTTGAATGTTTTCAAGTTTTGAAACATCTCGCTCAAGTGCCTGTAATTCAAGCTTACAGTTTTCCAATACAGATTGAACAATATGAGTGACATACTGTTCCTGCAACTCCAGGCTTTCCTCATGCTTCATAAAGGCCATTTCAGGCTCAATCATCCAGAATTCAATCAGATGTCTGCGTGTTTTTGATTTTTCGGCACGGAATGTCGGTCCAAAGGAAAATACCTTTCCAAGTGCCATGGCCGCAGCCTCCATATAAAGCTGTCCACTTTGGGATAAATAAGCATCCTCATCAAAGTATTTTGTATGGAACAATTCTGTTGTGCCTTCTGCAGACGCGCCTGTTAAGATAGGTGGATCCACCTTCACAAAACCCTGCTGATTATAAAACTCATAAGTGGCCCGAATAATTTCATTCCTGACTTTCATAATCGCATGCTGTTTCTTGGATCGTAACCATAAATGGCGATGATCCATTAAGAATTCTGTCCCATG from Virgibacillus sp. MSP4-1 harbors:
- the asnS gene encoding asparagine--tRNA ligase; translated protein: MKTTINQVYKHVGEQVTIGAWLANKRSSGKIAFLQLRDGTGFIQGVVVKSDVEEDVFDLAKKQLTQESSLYVTGTIVEDARSPLGYEIQVSGIELIHEAVDYPITPKNHGTEFLMDHRHLWLRSKKQHAIMKVRNEIIRATYEFYNQQGFVKVDPPILTGASAEGTTELFHTKYFDEDAYLSQSGQLYMEAAAMALGKVFSFGPTFRAEKSKTRRHLIEFWMIEPEMAFMKHEESLELQEQYVTHIVQSVLENCKLELQALERDVSKLENIQAPFPRITYDDALKFLKEQGFDDVEWGDDFGAPHETAIAESYDKPVFITHYPTKLKAFYMQPDPDNPDVVLCADLIAPEGYGEIIGGSERIDDLDLMEQRYKEHGLTGPAYEWYLELRKYGSVPHSGFGLGLERTVAWIAGIEHVRETIPFPRLLNRLYP